The genomic DNA TGAGGATACCGCGGAGTTCCGGCTCCAGTGGTGCGGCTTGCGGCACCTCGGTCAGGAGGAACCGGAGAACGAGGTCGGGCGGGATCGTCCTGCGCAAGAGCGTGCTCGTCACGGTGGCGAGGAGGAGCAGGAGCGGTCCGAGTGCGAGCATCGCGTTGTAGGCGATGGCTGCCGCGTGGAGAGCCCCGTCGTGCGAACGGAAACGCAGGAAGGCACGCCAGAAAACCGTCTGTCGGACAGATCGGTAGGCTGCACGCAGGAACCAGCGGCCTGACATCGTCCCTCTCCGATCGGACGCCTGGCTCCGCCCCGCAGGTCGCAGGCGCGTTCGCGGTCGCCTGCCAGGTAGGCGTCGGCCCTGAGAAGGCGGGACGTTCAACCGGTTGCCTGCGCACCGGTCTCCCCGCTGGCCGGTACGATCTCGACCTCCACCTCGTCGAAGCGGATCGTCACGGGTGTCGTGTCGAGCCGGTGCGCCAGCAGCCCGACCCTTCCCTCGCCGATGAGCGGGTCTTCCAGGTCGGCAACCGTCTGCCCGGCAACGCGGAAGGTGAGATGCGTGTCCTGAACGGTCAGGTCGAGTTCGAGCGGATCGGAGGCCGAGACACCGGCCGAGAGCGGTGTTGCAGGCACGAGGTCGATGCCTTCGCCAGCCAGTGCGAGTGCGCAGCGCGCGAGCAGTTGCCCTCCGGTGCGGACGACCGAGCAGAGATAGAAGCTCGCCGTCCCGTCGTCCTCCTGGCTGAAGCGGACGACCAGTCCGGCTTCCGACTCCTCCGGCAGGCGCACCAGGGCGCGGATCCGCTGGTCCGTCCCAGGGGGAACGGAAGACGGCCAGACGATCTCCCAGCCCTGGGGTCGGTTCAACGTGTACTGGTAGGAGCCTTCGGAAATCGCCCGGCTGGCCCGTTCGTCAGCGCCGGTCGGCCAGTCGGCGCTCGCTGCGTCGTCGAATGTCCACCGCTCGTGCTGCGGTGTGGGGACGGGGCGGGCAGGACGCGGCTCGACGCGGAGAACCGTGGGCTGACTCTGACTCGGCTCGCCGACCCGCACCTGCGTGCGCAGGACGACGGTCCCCTCCGGCCGAGGATCGCGGAGTTCGGCCGTGAGATCGTCTCCTTGCCGGTGTTGCCGGAGAAGCGCACAGACTTGCGCGAAACGGGAGACCTCCTGCTCGTCCAGCCGGGTGAGCAGCATCCCTGGGCGAATCCCGGCGGTCGCTGCTGGCCCACTCGAGGTTGCTTCGATGACGACTAGGCCGGAGGGAGTGCCGAAGCGGGCGGGATTCCGGTGCTCGCTCAATCCGAGGCCGAGCCAGAGGAGCCCACGTCCTTCAGCGAGCGACTGGGCGATCTCCAAAGCCGCCCCCGCTGGGAGAAAGCTGCCAGTGGGGAGCAAGATCCCGATGACCGCCCCGAAACGATCGGCCATGAGGGCACCCGGGGCGAGGTCGCCGACCGCGACGTTGACGCTCACGACGTCCCGCTCGCGGCTGCGGTCCGGTACGGCTCCGGTCGCAGCCGCCGGTAGGCTGACGGGTGGTTTCTCCGGTGCGGCTGCCGAAAAGCCATAGACGATGACATCCTCGCCGATATCGGGAACCTTGTCGACCGCCAGCGGGGCCAACGCGAGTCGCTCGGGGGGTGTGACGCGGACGACGGCGACACCGTCGCAGAGACTGGCACCGAGGAGTTCCGCTGGTTGCGGATCGCTGCCCTCGGGCAGGCGAACCTGCACGCCGCTCGGGGGGCGCTCGTCGATCGGCGGGGCGCTGGTCAGGATGAGGCCCGGAGCGTAGGCGACGCCGGTCGTCGCGAACGGCTCGCCGTCCCCCATCAGGTACTGGACGAGGACGGTCGCTGGCCGCAAGCGCTCCTCCACCTCGGGCCAGGCGAGCGGCTGATCGCTCGCCTGCGGCACAGTCGGCGTCGGAGTCGGCTGGTTGCGGAAGGGCATGCCCCGGCATGCTGCAGACAGGAAGACGAGCGCGAGCACGAGCGTAGGGAGCGACGCCACCAACCACCGTCTGCGACTCGTCTGGTCTGGGGTTCGCACCATCGTCTCAGCCGGTTCCGTTTCGCAGCCCAGTGTAGTGCAGCCACAGAAAATGCGCAAGACGCGCACTCCGGGGGCTCTTTGGTCGGCTACCCGCACCGAGATGGTCACAATGTGACCTCGTGCTCCTATGGAGCAGCAGACACCTTGCCGATATCTCGGAGGAGGACTGAGTGAACGTGTTCCCAGCGACGAAGGCGAGGTGCTGTGATGGTGCGCGAGGAAAGTGCCGGCCAGCGAATGACGGGGATCGATCTGCCGCCCGAGTCTCGGGGCCTGACCGCGCGCTCGCTTTGGGAGTTCTTGCGCGATGGATTCGGGCAGGGCGTGTCCTGGTTCAGCCGACCGATCAGGTTAGAGTGCGATGAGTCGGCGGCCCGAGCTCTGGCTCGCGCGCTCGAGCGCTTCCGAGATGACCTCTTGGCGACGATGCGGGCGCTCGAGACAGCGGTGCGGCGCTCGGCAATCGGAGTCGCGCGGAGCGCGCTGCGCATCCAGGCGGTAACGACGGAGATCGATCGGACGCGCCAGCGGGCCGAGGCCGTGACGCGGGCCTTGCGCGAGGTGCAGGCCGGCGTGGAGGAAGTGGCCCAGGCGACAGCGAGTGCTGCAGCGGCGGCACGGGCAGTCGACGAGCACGCTGCTCGAGGCCGCGAGACGAGCGCGCGAGCCGCGAGCGAGGTCGCTGCCCTCCGGGCGCAGGTGCAGGAGGTCGCCGAGCGCCTGCACGCTTTGCTCGGCGATGTGGCGGCGATCACCCGGGTGAGCGAGCTCATCGCCGGGATCGCGAAACAGACCAATCTGCTGGCGCTGAACGCGGCGATCGAGGCAGCGCGAGCAGGTGAGCATGGCCGTGGCTTTGCCGTGGTCGCCGAGGAGGTGCGCAAGCTGGCCGAACACGCAGCGACCCAGACGCGGGAGATCCGCGCGCTGACCGATGCCGTTGCTGCCCAGCTAGCACCGGCCCGCGAGGCGTTGCTGGAGAGCGTCGCGTCCGCGGAAGCCGCGGCGACTGCCACAGCGGACCTCCAGCAGGTCTGGCAGGCGACCAGTCAGCTGGCCGCGACCGCTGCCGAGGCTGCTGAGGCGATCGCGACAGCGGTGCAGCAACAGACCGCGGCACTGGAACGAGCGACGAGTTCGCTCGGGGACATCGTCGCGAGTATCGGCGCGGTCGAACAGCAGGCCCAGAAGGTCGCGCAGGAGACGTTCGCACTCGCGCAGCTGGCCTCGGATGCCTATGGCCAGCTGGCCAAGGTCGATACCGGCACCACGTTCCACCGGGCACTCGTTGCCTGCCGCGAACTCGCCGAACGGTGTCAACGGGTCTTCGAGCGGGCGATCGACGAGCGGCGGGTCCGCCTCGAGGACGTGCTGGAACTCCGGTACAGCGAGATCAAGGGTCCAGCGATCCGTTCGCTGGCGCGCCTCTTCGACGTGAGTCGTGTCCCACCGGAGGGGTTCCAGCCACCGAAGTACAGCACG from Thermomicrobium sp. 4228-Ro includes the following:
- a CDS encoding S1C family serine protease, with translation MASLPTLVLALVFLSAACRGMPFRNQPTPTPTVPQASDQPLAWPEVEERLRPATVLVQYLMGDGEPFATTGVAYAPGLILTSAPPIDERPPSGVQVRLPEGSDPQPAELLGASLCDGVAVVRVTPPERLALAPLAVDKVPDIGEDVIVYGFSAAAPEKPPVSLPAAATGAVPDRSRERDVVSVNVAVGDLAPGALMADRFGAVIGILLPTGSFLPAGAALEIAQSLAEGRGLLWLGLGLSEHRNPARFGTPSGLVVIEATSSGPAATAGIRPGMLLTRLDEQEVSRFAQVCALLRQHRQGDDLTAELRDPRPEGTVVLRTQVRVGEPSQSQPTVLRVEPRPARPVPTPQHERWTFDDAASADWPTGADERASRAISEGSYQYTLNRPQGWEIVWPSSVPPGTDQRIRALVRLPEESEAGLVVRFSQEDDGTASFYLCSVVRTGGQLLARCALALAGEGIDLVPATPLSAGVSASDPLELDLTVQDTHLTFRVAGQTVADLEDPLIGEGRVGLLAHRLDTTPVTIRFDEVEVEIVPASGETGAQATG
- a CDS encoding methyl-accepting chemotaxis protein — encoded protein: MVREESAGQRMTGIDLPPESRGLTARSLWEFLRDGFGQGVSWFSRPIRLECDESAARALARALERFRDDLLATMRALETAVRRSAIGVARSALRIQAVTTEIDRTRQRAEAVTRALREVQAGVEEVAQATASAAAAARAVDEHAARGRETSARAASEVAALRAQVQEVAERLHALLGDVAAITRVSELIAGIAKQTNLLALNAAIEAARAGEHGRGFAVVAEEVRKLAEHAATQTREIRALTDAVAAQLAPAREALLESVASAEAAATATADLQQVWQATSQLAATAAEAAEAIATAVQQQTAALERATSSLGDIVASIGAVEQQAQKVAQETFALAQLASDAYGQLAKVDTGTTFHRALVACRELAERCQRVFERAIDERRVRLEDVLELRYSEIKGPAIRSLARLFDVSRVPPEGFQPPKYSTAYDAVVDLELSEEMEDIIRREPKLVFALPIDLNTYAPMHNRAFCKDWTGIPERDLAGNRVKRFFWDQRVLVRGARVGLGEAAERLPNMATRADFLRAGCDLRESPQQREAFLVQTYARDTGEVMTVITVPIFVKGQRWGAALVGWKEED